One window of Amaranthus tricolor cultivar Red isolate AtriRed21 chromosome 13, ASM2621246v1, whole genome shotgun sequence genomic DNA carries:
- the LOC130798196 gene encoding S-locus-specific glycoprotein S13-like produces the protein MGNTLTELGDNGHHLFDEMSEISFDFGYVNYYCLWVGLYRKSISKCMLKESSNISDYDMAHTVAHSFMMAIISSSKCANDCLEEGSKLQFGTSNSSLVSPNRVFELRFFIPEGNSKNCWYLAIWYFDQYDSKIIVWVANRNKPLLESYGTLVIKDGEVKVLHTKGMSYWSADVAKVQNASLCLQNRGNLVLYNRGRGEAGKQLWWQSFNFPTDTILPGMTMVDENSIFTSWKNRNDPTPGSYVFKWQGNKLVVLKGITKLLGELGFTF, from the exons ATGGGTAATACACTAACTGAATTGGGTGATAATGGGCACCATCTGTTTGATGAAATGTCTGAAATAAGTTTTGATTTTGGATATGTTAACTACTATTGCCTCTGGGTTGGGTTGTACAG AAAATCAATATCAAAATGTATGCTAAAAGAGTCTAGTAATATCTCAGATTATGATATG GCTCACACAGTCGCGCATTCTTTCATGATGGCGATTATCAGTAGCTCCAAATG TGCTAATGACTGCTTGGAAGAAGGTTCAAAGCTACAGTTTGGAACGAGCAACAGTAGTCTTGTGTCTCCTAATAGAGTATTTGAGCTCAGATTCTTCATTCCTGAAGGGAACAGCAAAAATTGCTGGTATTTAGCCATATGGTACTTTGATCAGTACGATTCCAAGATAATCGTGTGGGTTGCTAATAGAAATAAGCCGCTGCTGGAATCTTATGGCACCCTTGTCATAAAAGATGGCGAGGTCAAGGTGTTGCATACAAAAGGTATGAGTTATTGGTCAGCTGATGTAGCTAAAGTTCAAAACGCAAGTTTGTGTCTGCAAAACCGTGGTAACTTAGTTTTATATAATAGGGGGCGAGGAGAAGCTGGAAAACAGTTATGGTGGCAGAGCTTTAATTTCCCAACTGACACAATTCTTCCTGGAATGACCATGGTTGACGAAAATTCTATTTTTACATCATGGAAAAATCGTAATGATCCAACACCGGGAAGCTATGTTTTTAAGTGGCAAGGGAATAAATTGGTTGTATTGAAAGGAATTACAAAATTATTGGGAGAGCTGGGTTTCACCTTTTGA
- the LOC130797647 gene encoding G-type lectin S-receptor-like serine/threonine-protein kinase At4g03230 isoform X2 codes for MRLVMNFTGQLQFWKRESERGWSLNWSEPNDRCSSYSICGKFGSCNRNDGTLCKCLPGFAPSNPGRWKSGNFSEGCLPMTEPCRRNYTEDVFLRMPMVKVSSGFRNETGVKNCTDACLMDCNCVAYSCGAADCLCSYNEACLRWFNELSDFKEDYPAGFTIFLRSTHSDIDLTSRGCHPCGTNSIPYPLSTSSDCGDPSYFNFRCNKKTGQAGNHHQNLLAIHLQIVRVDPILLVKGQETVRKGACVTQNFIGMDGI; via the exons ATGAGGTTGGTGATGAATTTTACTGGACAGCTTCAATTTTGGAAACGGGAGAGTGAAAGAGGCTGGTCGTTGAATTGGTCGGAGCCAAATGACAGGTGTAGTTCCTACAGTATATGCGGAAAGTTTGGCAGTTGCAATAGAAATGATGGGACCTTGTGCAAGTGCTTACCTGGATTTGCTCCTAGTAATCCAGGAAGATGGAAGTCAGGAAACTTTTCAGAGGGATGTTTGCCGATGACAGAACCCTGTCGGAGGAATTACACCGAAGATGTATTTTTGAGGATGCCCATGGTGAAAGTGAGCTCTGGATTTCGTAATGAAACCGGTGTGAAAAATTGTACAGATGCATGTCTGATGGACTGCAATTGTGTAGCTTACTCTTGTGGTGCTGCTGATTGCTTATGTAGCTACAATGAGGCTTGCTTGAGGTGGTTTAATGAACTTTCCGACTTTAAGGAGGATTATCCTGCTGGGTTTACTATCTTCCTTCGCAGTACACATTCTGATATAG ATTTGACATCAAGAGGCTGCCATCCTTGTGGAACAAATAGCATTCCTTATCCTCTTAGCACTTCTTCTGATTGCGGGGATCCATCATACTTCAATTTTCGCTGCAACAAAAAAACAGGACAG GCTGGAAACCACCACCAGAACTTGCTTGCAATACATCTTCAGATTGTCAGGGTTGACCCCATACTACTTGTAAAGGGCCAAGAAACAGTACGAAAAGGTGCATGTGTCACTCAAAATTTCATTGGGATGGATGGAATCTGA
- the LOC130797647 gene encoding G-type lectin S-receptor-like serine/threonine-protein kinase At4g03230 isoform X1 encodes MRLVMNFTGQLQFWKRESERGWSLNWSEPNDRCSSYSICGKFGSCNRNDGTLCKCLPGFAPSNPGRWKSGNFSEGCLPMTEPCRRNYTEDVFLRMPMVKVSSGFRNETGVKNCTDACLMDCNCVAYSCGAADCLCSYNEACLRWFNELSDFKEDYPAGFTIFLRSTHSDIDLTSRGCHPCGTNSIPYPLSTSSDCGDPSYFNFRCNKKTGQVSFSISKGTFNVSSIDPEAKRFSVQVGHGNWCDTGYLDSVGLSLENSSMFSIKNCSVVIRYSFLDVEQSVNNVEIGWKPPPELACNTSSDCQG; translated from the exons ATGAGGTTGGTGATGAATTTTACTGGACAGCTTCAATTTTGGAAACGGGAGAGTGAAAGAGGCTGGTCGTTGAATTGGTCGGAGCCAAATGACAGGTGTAGTTCCTACAGTATATGCGGAAAGTTTGGCAGTTGCAATAGAAATGATGGGACCTTGTGCAAGTGCTTACCTGGATTTGCTCCTAGTAATCCAGGAAGATGGAAGTCAGGAAACTTTTCAGAGGGATGTTTGCCGATGACAGAACCCTGTCGGAGGAATTACACCGAAGATGTATTTTTGAGGATGCCCATGGTGAAAGTGAGCTCTGGATTTCGTAATGAAACCGGTGTGAAAAATTGTACAGATGCATGTCTGATGGACTGCAATTGTGTAGCTTACTCTTGTGGTGCTGCTGATTGCTTATGTAGCTACAATGAGGCTTGCTTGAGGTGGTTTAATGAACTTTCCGACTTTAAGGAGGATTATCCTGCTGGGTTTACTATCTTCCTTCGCAGTACACATTCTGATATAG ATTTGACATCAAGAGGCTGCCATCCTTGTGGAACAAATAGCATTCCTTATCCTCTTAGCACTTCTTCTGATTGCGGGGATCCATCATACTTCAATTTTCGCTGCAACAAAAAAACAGGACAGGTTAGTTTTTCAATCTCCAAAGGCACCTTCAATGTCAGTTCAATTGATCCCGAAGCAAAGAGATTTTCCGTCCAAGTCGGACATGGCAATTGGTGTGATACTGGTTATTTAGACTCCGTGGGTTTATCACTTGAGAATTCCTCAATGTTCAGTATTAAAAACTGCAGTGTTGTAATCAGATATTCTTTCTTAGATGTTGAACAATCTGTTAATAATGTTGAGATAGGCTGGAAACCACCACCAGAACTTGCTTGCAATACATCTTCAGATTGTCAGGGTTGA
- the LOC130797645 gene encoding uncharacterized protein LOC130797645 — MAPRSKCCSSLFVKFVVSFLIVASTFSSTLSLQLNQTLQPQQELQKLRRIRAYLKKINKPAVKTIKSPDGDFINCVQIHLQPAFDHPELKGQKPLDPPERTKNSDPVDEVTHNLQQWTESGESCPEGTIPIRRTTEEDILRADKIRRFGRKPRRFVRRDSDGSGHEHAVAFVNGQQFYGAKASMNVWTPQVTDPNEFSLSQIWVISGSFGNDLNTIEAGWQANPALYGDQYPRFFTYWTTDAYQATGCYNLLCSGFVQTNSKIAIGAAISPRSTFSGRQYDLSITVWKDPKHGHWWLELGSGLLVGYWPAFLFSHLRTHANMIQFGGEIVNTRSSGFHTATQMGSGHFADEGFRKAAYFRNLQAVDWDNNLIPLSNLQLLADHPSCYNIKQGRNNVWGNYFYYGGPGRNVHCP; from the exons TTCCTCATTGTTGCTTCAACGTTTAGCTCCACCCTTTCGCTACAGCTCAACCAAACTCTTCAGCCACAACAAGAGCTGCAGAAATTAAGAAGGATCAGAGCTTATCTCAAGAAAATCAACAAGCCTGCTGTCAAGACTATTAAG AGTCCCGATGGAGATTTCATAAACTGTGTTCAAATACATCTTCAACCAGCTTTTGATCATCCAGAGCTCAAAGGACAAAAGCCATTG GACCCACCAGAAAGAACTAAAAATTCAGACCCTGTTGATGAAGTTACCCACAATCTTCAGCAATGGACAGAATCTGGAGAATCATGCCCAGAAGGAACTATTCCAATCAGAAGAACTACAGAAGAAGATATTTTAAGAGCAGATAAAATTCGAAGATTTGGAAGAAAACCTAGAAGATTCGTAAGGCGAGACTCAGATGGCAGTGGTCATGAG CATGCAGTAGCTTTCGTTAACGGGCAGCAGTTTTATGGTGCCAAAGCCAGTATGAATGTTTGGACACCTCAAGTAACTGATCCAAATGAATTTAGCTTGTCACAAATTTGGGTCATCTCCGGTTCTTTTGGGAATGATCTTAATACCATTGAAGCAGGCTGGCAG GCAAACCCAGCATTGTATGGTGATCAATACCCGAGATTTTTCACGTATTGGACG ACGGATGCGTACCAGGCCACTGGATGCTACAACCTATTATGTTCAGGCTTTGTTCAGACCAACTCCAAGATAGCCATTGGAGCAGCAATCTCCCCCAGATCAACCTTCAGTGGTAGACAATATGACCTCAGTATCACAGTTTGGAAG GACCCAAAACACGGACACTGGTGGCTTGAACTTGGATCAGGGTTATTAGTAGGGTACTGGCCAGCATTTTTGTTCAGCCACTTACGAACACATGCAAACATGATTCAGTTTGGAGGAGAAATTGTTAACACCAGATCTTCAGGTTTCCATACGGCCACTCAAATGGGTAGCGGCCATTTTGCTGATGAAGGGTTCAGAAAAGCTGCATATTTCCGTAATTTACAGGCGGTTGATTGGGATAATAACTTGATTCCTTTATCAAATCTTCAACTTCTGGCTGATCATCCTAGTTGCTATAATATAAAACAAGGAAGAAATAATGTCTGGggcaattatttttattatggagGACCGGGAAGGAATGTACATTgtccttaa